A stretch of Saccharomyces cerevisiae S288C chromosome IV, complete sequence DNA encodes these proteins:
- the SSY1 gene encoding Ssy1p (Component of the SPS plasma membrane amino acid sensor system; senses external amino acid concentration and transmits intracellular signals that result in regulation of expression of amino acid permease genes; other members are Ssy1p, Ptr3p, and Ssy5p), whose product MSSVNQIYDLFPNKHNIQFTDSHSQEHDTSSSLAKNDTDGTISIPGSIDTGILKSIIEEQGWNDAELYRSSIQNQRFFLTDKYTKKKHLTMEDMLSPEEEQIYQEPIQDFQTYNKRVQREYELRERMEEFFRQNTKNDLHILNEDSLNQQYSPLGPADYVLPLDRYSRMKHIASNFFRKKLGIPRKLKRRSHYNPNAEGHTKGNSSILSSTTDVIDNASYRNIAIDENVDITHKEHAIDEINEQGASGSESVVEGGSLLHDIEKVFNRSRATRKYHIQRKLKVRHIQMLSIGACFSVGLFLTSGKAFSIAGPFGTLLGFGLTGSIILATMLSFTELSTLIPVSSGFSGLASRFVEDAFGFALGWTYWISCMLALPAQVSSSTFYLSYYNNVNISKGVTAGFITLFSAFSIVVNLLDVSIMGEIVYVAGISKVIIAILMVFTMIILNAGHGNDIHEGVGFRYWDSSKSVRNLTYGLYRPTFDLADAGEGSKKGISGPKGRFLATASVMLISTFAFSGVEMTFLASGEAINPRKTIPSATKRTFSIVLISYVFLIFSVGINIYSGDPRLLSYFPGISEKRYEAIIKGTGMDWRLRTNCRGGIDYRQISVGTGYSSPWVVALQNFGLCTFASAFNAILIFFTATAGISSLFSCSRTLYAMSVQRKAPPVFEICSKRGVPYVSVIFSSLFSVIAYIAVDQTAIENFDVLANVSSASTSIIWMGLNLSFLRFYYALKQRKDIISRNDSSYPYKSPFQPYLAIYGLVGCSLFVIFMGYPNFIHHFWSTKAFFSAYGGLMFFFISYTAYKVLGTSKIQRLDQLDMDSGRREMDRTDWTEHSQYLGTYRERAKKLVTWLI is encoded by the coding sequence ATGAGTTCTGTCAACCAAATATATGACCTATTTCCCAATAAGCATAATATCCAATTTACAGATTCTCATTCACAGGAGCATGATACTTCGTCCAGCCTTGCTAAGAATGATACAGACGGAACTATAAGTATACCAGGTAGTATAGACACTGGCATTTTAAAGAGCATTATTGAGGAGCAAGGTTGGAATGACGCTGAGTTATATAGAAGTTCAAtacaaaatcaaagattttttttaacgGATAAATACACTAAAAAGAAGCATTTGACTATGGAGGACATGCTTAGcccagaagaagaacaaatatATCAGGAACCTATTCAAGATTTCCAAACATATAACAAACGTGTTCAAAGGGAATATGAGCTCAGGGAAAGGATGGAAGAATTCTTCCGTCAAAACACCAAAAATGATTTACATATTTTAAACGAGGATTCATTAAATCAGCAATATTCCCCGTTAGGACCTGCAGATTATGTTCTGCCCCTCGATAGATACTCCAGAATGAAACACATTGCCTCAAActttttcagaaaaaaacttgGTATTCCTAGAAaactgaaaagaagaagccaTTATAATCCCAACGCAGAGGGCCACACCAAAGGGAATTCTTCTATATTGAGTTCCACTACTGATGTAATTGATAACGCCAGCTACAGGAATATTGCAATAGATGAAAATGTTGACATAACACATAAAGAACACGCCATTGACGAAATAAACGAGCAGGGTGCATCAGGTAGTGAATCTGTTGTGGAAGGTGGATCGTTATTGCATGACATTGAAAAGGTTTTCAATAGGTCCAGGGCAACTAGGAAATACCATATCCAACGGAAATTAAAAGTGCGCCATATTCAAATGCTTTCTATCGGGGCTTGCTTTAGTGTCGGATTATTTTTAACCTCAGGGAAAGCCTTTTCTATTGCCGGGCCATTTGGTACACTACTTGGGTTTGGACTCACAGGTAGCATCATTTTAGCCACAATGCTGTCATTTACAGAGTTATCCACCCTTATTCCTGTGTCTTCTGGGTTCTCAGGACTGGCTTCTAGATTTGTAGAGGATGCTTTCGGATTTGCATTGGGCTGGACGTATTGGATTTCCTGTATGCTTGCTCTTCCTGCCCAAGTTTCCTCAAGTACATTCTATCTCAGCTATTATAATAATGTCAATATATCAAAGGGAGTAACAGCAGGGTTTATCACGCTGTTTTCTGCATTTAGCATTGTAGTAAATTTACTGGATGTCAGCATAATGGGTGAAATTGTATATGTTGCTGGAATAAGCAAAGTGATAATTGCAATTTTGATGGTTTTCACGATGATCATCCTAAATGCCGGACATGGAAATGACATTCACGAAGGAGTCGGTTTTAGATATTGGGATAGCTCTAAATCTGTCCGAAATTTGACCTACGGGCTATATCGTCCAACATTTGACCTGGCTGATGCTGGCGAAGGAagcaaaaaaggaatttcAGGCCCAAAAGGCCGATTTTTAGCTACGGCATCAGTAATGCTAATTTCAACATTTGCGTTTAGCGGTGTTGAGATGACTTTTTTAGCTAGTGGGGAAGCTATAAATCCAAGGAAAACAATTCCTTCTGCTACAAAAAGGACATTTTCCATTGTACTGATATCTTAcgtttttttgattttttcgGTAGGCATCAACATATACAGTGGCGATCCAAGACTACTATCATATTTTCCTGGTATTTCCGAAAAGAGGTATGAAGCCATTATAAAAGGCACAGGAATGGACTGGAGACTTAGGACTAATTGTCGCGGCGGTATTGATTATAGGCAGATTTCAGTAGGAACAGGTTATTCTAGTCCTTGGGTTGTTGCATTGCAGAACTTTGGGCTATGTACTTTCGCATCTGCTTTTAACGCAATACTGATATTTTTCACTGCTACAGCAGGGATATCCTCGTTATTTAGTTGTTCAAGAACACTATACGCCATGTCTGTACAACGGAAGGCACCGCCAGTTTTCGAAATTTGCAGCAAGAGAGGTGTTCCTTATGTTTCAGTGATATTCTCctctttattttcagtCATTGCTTATATTGCAGTTGACCAAACCGCGATTGAAAACTTCGACGTCTTGGCCAATGTTTCTAGTGCTAGTACGTCTATTATATGGATGGGATTGaatctttcctttttgcgATTCTATTACGCCCTAAAACAAAGGAAGGATATTATATCAAGAAATGATTCATCATACCCATATAAATCGCCATTCCAACCATATCTAGCGATTTATGGTCTAGTTGGATGTTCATTATTTGTTATATTTATGGGATATCCTAACTTTATACATCATTTCTGGAGTActaaagcttttttttcagcataTGGTGGCCTgatgtttttctttatcagtTACACAGCTTATAAGGTTCTCGGAACGTCAAAGATTCAAAGACTAGATCAGTTAGATATGGACAGTGGGAGGAGGGAAATGGACAGAACTGACTGGACCGAACATAGCCAATATTTGGGAACATATAGGGAAAGAGCGAAGAAGTTGGTTACCTGGCTGATTTAG
- the ACL4 gene encoding Acl4p (Specific assembly chaperone for ribosomal protein Rpl4a/Rpl4b; associates co-translationally with a evolutionarily conserved internal loop of nascent Rpl4a/b, and is released only after an the eukaryotic-specific extension of nascent Rpl4a/b mediates nuclear import, incorporation into the pre-ribosome and complex disassembly; role in biogenesis of the 60S ribosomal subunit; transcriptionally co-regulated with rRNA and ribosome biosynthesis genes): MSELEATIRQAKEALAENNAKKALKILKPFKSSLKKENANNVILNEVFADAYLDNGQVEKAYPILARACELDPEGQVGGPDKFFTMGQIMGGQDGVSIITRGIMNISNTGGEMLTNVQVEKIVGGLLSVIEIWMTDLCMEPNAEEQCEELIQKAMELTEGKSPETWSTLGSIKISQQKFGEAYEAFSQAWNFFELKKQEIGSGINENGDTTQKAGLQSEYVDLLQPLLSLTKMCLEVGAYEVALKVIAAVRDIDEDNIEGYYLEGFTYYLMSKLEIFKLNNPEVSLRPENIYEFNQLIQEVPLDLSHEPISQLIYDSRLALSFALQAGVNADSKDEIVQELLGGANALLQEIGGPLDPSELTQIKKGDLVNENEDLEELDIEEEYSD, translated from the coding sequence atgAGTGAACTTGAAGCCACAATTAGGCAAGCCAAAGAAGCCCTGGCTGAAAATAATGCCAAAAAGGCGctcaaaatattgaagCCGTTCAAAAGTTCactgaaaaaagaaaacgcaAACAATGTAATACTGAATGAAGTGTTTGCCGATGCATACCTGGATAATGGACAGGTAGAGAAAGCCTACCCAATTTTAGCGCGTGCTTGCGAATTAGATCCTGAGGGACAAGTTGGCGGACCggacaaattttttaccaTGGGTCAAATCATGGGTGGACAGGATGGTGTATCGATAATAACTCGCGGAATAATGAACATCTCTAATACTGGAGGTGAAATGTTAACCAACGTTCAGGTTGAAAAGATTGTAGGTGGACTGCTTTCTGTGATTGAAATTTGGATGACGGATTTATGTATGGAGCCAAATGCAGAAGAGCAGTGTGAGGAGTTAATACAAAAGGCGATGGAACTCACAGAGGGAAAATCTCCTGAAACATGGTCTACCCTGGGTTCTATCAAAATCTCGCAACAAAAATTTGGAGAAGCTTATGAAGCATTCTCACAAGCCTGGAATTTCTTTGAGttgaaaaaacaagaaattgGTAGCGgtataaatgaaaatggtgACACAACTCAGAAAGCTGGTTTACAGTCAGAGTATGTAGATCTTTTACAACctcttttatctttaacAAAGATGTGCCTCGAAGTGGGAGCTTACGAAGTCGCATTGAAAGTTATTGCCGCAGTAAGAGATATAGATGAGGATAACATAGAGGGTTATTATCTAGAGGGTTTTACTTATTATTTAATGAGTAAAttagaaattttcaagttGAACAATCCCGAAGTAAGCCTGCGTCCGGAAAATATATACGAGTTTAACCAACTCATTCAAGAAGTTCCTTTGGATTTATCCCACGAACCAATCTCCCAGTTAATCTATGACTCAAGATTAGCGCTAAGTTTTGCATTGCAAGCAGGTGTCAATGCTGACAGCAAAGATGAAATTGTGCAAGAATTATTGGGCGGTGCTAATGCTTTACTCCAAGAAATTGGTGGTCCTCTAGATCCAAGTGAGTTAACACAAATCAAGAAGGGTGATTTAGTGAATGAGAATGAAGACTTGGAAGAGTTGGACATAGAGGAAGAATATTCTGACTAA
- the NBP2 gene encoding adaptor protein NBP2 (Protein involved in the HOG (high osmolarity glycerol) pathway; negatively regulates Hog1p by recruitment of phosphatase Ptc1p to the Pbs2p-Hog1p complex; interacts with Bck1p and down regulates the cell wall integrity pathway; found in the nucleus and cytoplasm; contains an SH3 domain and a Ptc1p binding domain (PBM)) yields the protein MATMETTTQKDTNILKSGLKKTIGVLNEAVLQNGREVEAVQAGNSDTMEDTETTTIGYISIKDYAYADSNPLHYGYFDGDNEEDEMVSDSSNGEDTYNKRQSITLPDDYIVNQRAVALYDFEPENDNELRLAEGDIVFISYKHGQGWLVAENESGSKTGLVPEEFVSYIQPEDGENEVENKARPFYLTHLITQSVSPKNNIDNTNEDEYDDNDEWEDIDDVAEVEADMKTKLDISD from the coding sequence ATGGCAACGATGGAAACGACCACACAAAAAGATaccaatattttgaaatctggTCTCAAAAAAACTATAGGTGTTCTCAATGAGGCAGTATTACAGAACGGGAGAGAGGTGGAGGCAGTGCAGGCAGGAAATAGTGACACAATGGAAGATACAGAAACAACCACAATAGGTTATATATCAATCAAAGATTATGCGTACGCAGATTCGAATCCTCTCCATTATGGTTATTTTGATGGAGACAATGAGGAGGATGAAATGGTTTCAGATTCTTCAAATGGAGAAGACACATACAATAAAAGACAAAGTATAACACTACCAGACGACTACATAGTTAACCAACGTGCTGTTGCCCTCTACGATTTCGAACCcgaaaatgataatgaattGAGATTGGCTGAGGGTGACATCGTATTTATCAGTTACAAGCATGGGCAAGGTTGGCTAGTAGCAGAAAATGAGTCAGGATCAAAAACAGGGTTGGTACCGGAGGAGTTTGTCTCTTATATACAGCCGGAAGATGGTGAGAACGAGGTGGAGAATAAGGCTCGACCTTTCTATTTGACACATTTGATTACACAGAGCGTTAGTCCtaaaaacaatattgaTAACACTAACGAAGATGAATACGACGACAACGATGAATGGgaagatattgatgatgTTGCGGAGGTCGAAGCAGatatgaaaacaaaattagaTATATCGGATTGA
- the CWC15 gene encoding U2-type spliceosomal complex subunit CWC15 (Non-essential protein involved in pre-mRNA splicing; component of a complex containing Cef1p; has similarity to S. pombe Cwf15p), with protein MTTSHRPQLEARSGAKAAAYTPTGIEHARLLPGHTTLKYRKFKEEENLRANCAQEDRSNDKSLEEAVMNEEKQDVVGSGNLQETRSEKDQKDSLQELLVTQKNKVEDKAELEGNEQLKGGNSSRRSWRKGTAFGRHKVTKETNIKEHATKKSASGYINDMTKSEYHQEFLHKHVR; from the coding sequence ATGACCACATCACACAGACCACAGTTAGAAGCAAGAAGCGGTGCAAAAGCGGCCGCTTATACACCAACAGGCATCGAGCATGCCAGATTACTACCAGGACATACAACATTAAAATACAGGAAATTTAAAGAGGAGGAAAATCTTAGAGCAAACTGTGCGCAAGAAGATAGGAGCAACGATAAATCTTTAGAGGAGGCAGTAATGAACGAAGAGAAACAGGATGTTGTGGGGAGTGGGAACCTCCAAGAAACCCGCAGTGAGAAAGACCAAAAAGACTCGTTGCAAGAGCTGCTGGTtactcaaaaaaataaagtgGAAGATAAAGCAGAGCTTGAAGGAAATGAACAATTAAAGGGAGGAAATTCGTCTAGGCGATCGTGGAGAAAGGGCACGGCGTTTGGACGCCATAAAGTAACCAAAGAGACAAATATTAAGGAACAtgcaacaaaaaaatcagcGTCCGGATACATTAACGATATGACAAAATCTGAATATCATCAAGAATTTCTCCATAAGCATGTTAGATAG
- the SEC1 gene encoding Sec1p (Sm-like protein involved in docking and fusion of exocytic vesicles; binds to assembled SNARE complexes at the membrane and stimulates membrane fusion; localization to sites of secretion (bud neck and bud tip) is dependent on SNARE function; interacts directly with essential exocyst subunit Sec6p): MSDLIELQRNYLIGVLNQIETKNNLKFLIIDKTVETILSYLFLTPQELLNNVTSVDLIDSPTRKGQSSIEAIYILEPTKYNINCIDADFMVRPPKYRRCHIRFLPGLTNPIFQFFQSKRYIAQNLESFKPIELGFFVKESQFFETLQMEHSLQVFFNNNCKALIPTNVRKIVGSLVSLCVITGEYPIVRYSVSNPVEEEDARNGNAVVNANSLTRSIANAFQIAIDTYARNNPDFPPQNTERPRSILIITDRTLDPFAPILHDFSYQAMAYDLVANVDTQKDIYHYSAENEAGEQEEKVSKLVDLYDPDWIDLKHQHIMDANEYIQGRIKELIAKNPLLVDRSNVKNTTDLLSVVAHLKDFDEERRRLILHKTLVDECLGENAERKLADISAIEQNLSGFGMDFSGEKIKHIIDDLLPALAMKEPTILDKLRYIIAYALFRGGIIELDFIKLLNFIGVTHEHENFQQYLKIFRNYDLIDFKLIKDKPKDKPFQKEWFHDTLVNDPNIYHTSRFVPAVGNILSKVIANPLLLSEQYFPYLKDKPIELLNEEEFQAGLANTSANSSSSLRNPRHKAAWTTKSSNIKKNIPRQRFFYYVIGGISIPEIKAAYDQSNLKNRDIFIGSDEILTPTKFLDEVERLQNPREFFKFKEDQRQQVNPPDFLLREMKPVAQPVSHVHLKSQDNSPKSGTSSPKAAGSLKSEPPEKEKKRSKFSRFLKRKSHHDK; encoded by the coding sequence ATGTCTGATTTAATTGAATTACAGAGGAACTATTTGATAGGGGTTTTGAATCAGATTGAGACGAAAAATAACTTGAAGTTTCTTATTATCGATAAAACTGTGGAGACAATATTGAGTTATCTTTTCCTCACACCCCAAGAACTTTTAAATAATGTCACATCTGTTGATTTGATTGATTCCccaacaagaaaaggacAATCCTCCATCGAGGCAATTTACATATTGGAACCAACGAAATATAACATCAATTGTATCGATGCTGACTTCATGGTAAGACCACCTAAGTACAGAAGATGTCACATCAGATTTTTACCAGGATTAACAAACCCTATatttcagttttttcaatcaaaaCGTTACATTGCTCAAAATTTGGAGTCATTTAAGCCGATCGAACTAGGGTTTTTCGTCAAAGAATCTCAATTCTTCGAAACTTTACAAATGGAACACTCATTACAggtttttttcaacaacaacTGTAAGGCTTTGATTCCTACTAACGTGAGGAAGATTGTAGGCTCACTAGTTAGTTTGTGTGTTATTACGGGGGAATATCCGATTGTTAGATATTCTGTATCTAATCCTGtggaagaggaagatgcCCGCAATGGAAACGCCGTAGTCAACGCAAATTCTTTAACAAGGTCTATTGCAAACGCTTTCCAAATAGCGATAGATACATACGCTCGCAATAATCCAGATTTCCCTCCTCAAAACACTGAAAGACCGCGTTCCATTCTAATAATCACCGATAGAACACTGGACCCTTTTGCGCCAATATTACATGATTTTAGCTATCAAGCAATGGCTTATGACCTGGTAGCTAATGTGGACACACAAAAAGATATATATCATTATTCTGCCGAGAATGAAGCTGGTGAGCAAGAGGAAAAGGTTTCAAAATTGGTAGATTTGTATGATCCTGACTGGATTGATTTGAAACATCAGCATATTATGGATGCCAACGAATATATTCAAGGAAGAATCAAGGAACTGATTGCTAAAAACCCTCTGCTGGTTGATAGATCGAACGTAAAGAATACTACCGATCTGCTGAGTGTCGTAGCGCACCTGaaagattttgatgaagaaagaagaaggctGATTTTGCATAAGACACTGGTAGATGAATGCCTAGGAGAGAACGcggaaagaaaattagcGGATATTTCTGCTATTGAACAAAACCTATCCGGATTTGGAATGGATTTTAGTGGTGAGAAGATAAAGCATATTATCGATGATCTCTTACCAGCGTTAGCAATGAAGGAACCGACAATCTTAGATAAATTGCGTTACATTATTGCGTATGCTCTTTTCAGAGGTGGAATTATCGAGTTAGACTTCATTAAATTATTGAACTTTATAGGAGTTACTCATGAACATGAAAATTTCCAGcaatatttaaaaatattcagaAATTACGATTTAATTGATTTCAAATTGATCAAAGACAAACCGAAGGATAAACCATTTCAAAAGGAATGGTTTCATGATACTTTAGTGAATGATCCAAATATCTATCACACTTCAAGGTTCGTTCCCGCTGTAGGgaatattctttcaaagGTTATAGCGAATCCATTGTTATTGAGCGAACAATACTTCCCATATTTAAAGGACAAGCCAATTGAGTTATtgaatgaagaagaattccAAGCAGGCTTAGCGAATACCTCTGCTAACTCCTCCTCATCCTTAAGGAATCCCCGTCACAAGGCAGCTTGGACCACGAAAAGCtctaatataaaaaaaaacataccTAGACAAAGATTCTTCTACTATGTTATTGGTGGTATATCAATTCCCGAAATTAAAGCTGCTTATGATCAATCAAACTTGAAGAACAGAGATATCTTTATTGGCAGCGACGAGATATTAACACCAACAAAATTCTTAGATGAAGTGGAACGTTTACAAAATCCtagagaatttttcaaattcaagGAAGATCAGCGCCAGCAAGTAAACCCGCCTGATTTCCTTCTAAGGGAAATGAAACCGGTGGCACAACCAGTCTCTCATGTTCATTTAAAAAGCCAAGACAATAGTCCTAAGTCTGGTACTTCTAGTCCCAAAGCAGCAGGTTCTCTCAAGTCAGAACCACCcgaaaaagagaagaaacGTAGCAAATTCTCGAGgttcttgaaaagaaaatctcACCATGATAAATGA
- the TRM82 gene encoding Trm82p (Noncatalytic subunit of a tRNA methyltransferase complex; Trm8p and Trm82p comprise an enzyme that catalyzes a methyl-transfer from S-adenosyl-l-methionine to the N(7) atom of guanine at position 46 in tRNA; Trm8 lacks catalytic activity if not bound to Trm82p; relocalizes to the cytosol in response to hypoxia; mutation in human ortholog WDR4 causes microcephalic primordial dwarfism) — protein MSVIHPLQNLLTSRDGSLVFAIIKNCILSFKYQSPNHWEFAGKWSDDFDKIQESRNTTAKEQQGQSSENENENKKLKSNKGDSIKRTAAKVPSPGLGAPPIYSYIRNLRLTSDESRLIACADSDKSLLVFDVDKTSKNVLKLRKRFCFSKRPNAISIAEDDTTVIIADKFGDVYSIDINSIPEEKFTQEPILGHVSMLTDVHLIKDSDGHQFIITSDRDEHIKISHYPQCFIVDKWLFGHKHFVSSICCGKDYLLLSAGGDDKIFAWDWKTGKNLSTFDYNSLIKPYLNDQHLAPPRFQNENNDIIEFAVSKIIKSKNLPFVAFFVEATKCIIILEMSEKQKGDLALKQIITFPYNVISLSAHNDEFQVTLDNKESSGVQKNFAKFIEYNLNENSFVVNNEKSNEFDSAIIQSVQGDSNLVTKKEEIYPLYNVSSLRKHGEHYS, from the coding sequence ATGAGCGTCATTCATCCTTTGCAGAATTTACTCACCTCTCGTGATGGCTCATTAGTTTTCGCCATCATTAAGAATTGTATCTTAAGCTTCAAATATCAATCGCCAAATCATTGGGAATTTGCTGGAAAATGGTCTGATGATTTCgacaaaattcaagaatcGAGAAACACCACTGCTAAGGAGCAACAAGGACAATCCAGCGAAAACGAAAAcgagaacaaaaaattgaaaagtaatAAAGGCGATTCCATTAAAAGGACAGCAGCCAAGGTACCATCTCCAGGTCTTGGCGCCCCACCGATATATTCGTACATAAGAAATCTGAGATTAACTTCGGATGAATCAAGACTAATTGCGTGCGCAGATTCTGACAAGTCCCTCCTAGTTTTCGATGTCGACAAAACTTCCAAAAATGTCTTAAAGTTGAGAAAAAGGTTCTGCTTCTCAAAGAGACCGAATGCTATTTCTATAGCCGAAGATGATACTACAGTCATAATAGCTGACAAATTTGGTGATGTATATTCTATTGATATTAATTCTATCCCGGAAGAAAAGTTTACTCAAGAACCTATTCTCGGTCATGTCTCTATGTTGACTGATGTACACTTGATTAAAGACTCTGACGGTCATCAATTCATAATTACAAGTGATAGAGATGAGCATATTAAAATTTCGCATTATCCCCAATGTTTCATTGTGGACAAATGGCTCTTTGGTCATAAgcattttgtttcttccaTATGCTGTGGCAAAGactatttattattaagTGCAGGTGGTGACGATAAAATCTTCGCTTGGGATTGGAAAACTGGTAAGAACTTGTCTACCTTCGATTATAATAGTTTGATTAAACCTTATTTGAATGATCAGCATTTAGCACCAccaagatttcaaaatgaaaataatgatattattgaatttgCAGTTAGTAAAATTATAAAGTCAAAGAACCTACCGTTTGTTGCGTTTTTCGTCGAAGCTACAAAATGCATAATAATTCTGGAAATGTCcgaaaaacaaaaagggGATCTTGCACTAAAGCAAATTATAACTTTTCCATATAATGTTATCTCATTATCCGCCCATAATGATGAATTCCAAGTCACCCTAGATAATAAGGAATCATCTGGtgtgcaaaaaaattttgccaaattcattgaatatAACTTAAATGAGAATAGTTTTGTCgtgaataatgaaaaatcaaacGAATTTGACAGTGCCATCATACAATCAGTACAAGGGGATTCTAACTTGGTGaccaagaaagaagaaatttacCCGTTATACAATGTTTCCTCGTTAAGAAAACATGGAGAACATTACTCGTGA